The Rhinoraja longicauda isolate Sanriku21f chromosome 17, sRhiLon1.1, whole genome shotgun sequence genome includes a region encoding these proteins:
- the ccdc51 gene encoding mitochondrial potassium channel, which yields MNIVFGVDTTMKRGPIGMMCSRVYCFQIARTNSLRVRLYCSQASQKTVSKTLTAGKDAVHLRWVELGKNLSEKTIKHIRATANTLWENYEEFVGLKEVQEAQLNVNEAEKAFMVARGVVRQSQETVEAQHLKLKEVRDKLDRVSREDSHYLELATQEHKLLQDERRHRTAYEAAEELERETFALFSAAVRESHEKERTRAERTKNWSLVGSVLGAVIGVLGSTYINRVRLQELKTLLLEAQKGPINLQEALKEQASMHQIQNKELNVLVNKMKELVLQEGAVQQAGKAVAIKMGKSEPTLKLDPFLISVKEQATSLKQTNAALVGLEQKLKSLQTSLGQVASDIKTVKLVTQAKPSQAASSGMMQDWQTLATEDMIVGLAETEKRLESHIRASTVYNTVLTSAAFAITLPVLYVLFRGN from the exons ATGAACATTGTTTTTGGAGTGGACACCACGATGAAGAGGGGGCCAATTGGCATGATGTGCTCtcgtgtttattgcttccaaatCGCAAGAACTAATAGTCTCCGAGTGCGCCTTTACTGTTCCCAGGCTTCGCAGAAAACTGTCAGCAAGACTCTGACTGCAGGCAAAGATGCTGTACACCTGAGATGGGTAGAGCTGGGCAAGAATTTAAGCGAAAAGACTATCAAACACATTCGAGCCACAGCAAACACCTTGTGGGAAAACTATGAAGAGTTTGTTGGATTGAAAGAAGTTCAAGAGGCACAGCTGAATGTCAATGAG GCAGAGAAAGCGTTCATGGTTGCTCGTGGTGTTGTTCGACAAAGCCAGGAAACCGTTGAAGCCCAGCATTTGAAACTGAAGGAGGTTCGGGATAAATTGGACAGAGTCTCTCGGGAGGACAGTCACTATCTAGAGTTGGCCACTCAGGAACATAAACTGCTTCAA GATGAGAGGCGCCATCGAACAGCATACGAAGCTGCAGAGGAGCTTGAACGTGAGACCTTTGCTCTCTTCTCAGCGGCTGTGAGGGAAAGCCACGAGAAAGAGCGGACCAGAGCAGAGAGAACAAAAAACTGGTCTCTGGTGGGGTCCGTGTTGGGAGCTGTAATTGGAGTTCTGGGATCGACTTACATCAACAGAGTTCGGCTGCAGGAGCTGAAGACATTGCTTCTTGAGGCACAGAAAGGGCCTATTAACTTGCAGGAAGCCCTTAAAGAGCAGGCCTCCATGCACCAAATCCAAAATAAGGAGCTCAATGTACTAGTAAACAAAATGAAGGAACTGGTGCTCCAGGAAGGTGCAGTGCAACAAGCAGGGAAAGCGGTCGCCATTAAAATGGGAAAATCTGAACCTACTTTGAAACTGGATCCTTTCTTGATTTCTGTGAAAGAACAAGCGACTTCATTGAAGCAGACCAATGCAGCATTAGTAGGGCTGGAACAAAAGTTAAAAAGTCTACAGACATCGCTTGGGCAAGTGGCTTCTGACATCAAGACAGTGAAATTAGTCACTCAGGCCAAGCCTTCGCAAGCGGCGTCTTCGGGAATGATGCAAGATTGGCAGACTCTAGCAACAGAGGATATGATTGTTGGGTTAGCAGAGACGGAGAAGAGACTGGAATCCCATATCAGAGCAAGCACTGTATATAACACAGTGCTGACATCGGCTGCATTTGCCATCACACTGCCAGTATTGTATGTGCTCTTCAGAGGGAATTAA